A stretch of the Flavobacterium aquiphilum genome encodes the following:
- a CDS encoding tetratricopeptide repeat protein, with translation MRKKWTFIFTFFVLLSNTALVLAQTEPEEIKVDGDKFQDLFYESIFQKSIENYDKSIVALEQCLKLKPNEPTVYFELGKNYLCSKDYKSAYSSFEHATQIDPNNKWFWVGMYDVCYESKDFNQAINVVNKIIPFDAEYKEDLVSLYMATKQFDKALALINELNEKVGKTERREMYKMQILSEGKFQNSEIDNLKAKIEQNPKEESNYIALIFLYSNNNEENKAEEVAKKLEKEIPESVWAQVSLFKNYLDKNDGANAVKSMNMVLASSKIDTKIKHRILNEFLLFANAYPQYVPDLDNAIGYFKDDKTVNVAKEIGKFYHNKREWEKAIKYYGLSEKNSSEVDLETSLLWLQANTELKQFEPVAKKAMSMIDTYPAEPQFYYYAGLANNQLQLFKKAKDILEMGLDYVVENKNLEINFNIQLGEAYSGLGDTSKKELYFNKANQLLKEKK, from the coding sequence ATGAGAAAAAAATGGACTTTCATATTCACCTTTTTTGTTTTGCTAAGCAATACTGCTTTGGTATTGGCACAAACGGAGCCGGAGGAAATTAAAGTCGACGGGGATAAATTTCAAGATCTTTTCTACGAATCCATTTTTCAAAAAAGTATTGAAAACTACGACAAATCGATAGTTGCTTTGGAGCAATGTCTAAAGCTGAAACCCAACGAGCCTACAGTTTATTTTGAATTGGGAAAAAATTATTTGTGTTCCAAAGATTATAAAAGTGCTTATTCTTCCTTTGAGCATGCCACGCAAATCGACCCTAACAATAAATGGTTTTGGGTGGGAATGTATGATGTGTGTTATGAAAGTAAAGATTTCAATCAGGCGATAAACGTTGTAAACAAAATTATTCCTTTTGATGCGGAGTACAAAGAAGATTTGGTTTCATTGTATATGGCAACCAAACAATTTGACAAAGCTTTGGCATTGATCAATGAGTTGAATGAAAAGGTAGGGAAAACGGAGAGGAGAGAAATGTACAAAATGCAAATCCTATCCGAAGGGAAATTTCAAAATTCGGAGATTGATAATTTAAAAGCAAAGATCGAGCAAAATCCTAAAGAAGAATCCAATTATATTGCTTTGATCTTTTTATATTCAAACAATAATGAAGAGAATAAAGCAGAGGAAGTTGCCAAGAAATTAGAAAAGGAAATTCCCGAATCGGTTTGGGCGCAAGTGAGTTTATTCAAAAATTATCTTGACAAAAATGATGGTGCCAATGCGGTAAAATCGATGAACATGGTTTTGGCCAGTTCTAAAATTGATACTAAAATAAAGCACCGAATCCTGAATGAATTTTTGCTTTTTGCAAATGCCTATCCGCAGTATGTGCCGGATTTGGATAATGCTATTGGTTATTTTAAAGATGATAAAACAGTAAATGTTGCCAAGGAAATAGGTAAGTTTTATCACAATAAAAGAGAATGGGAAAAGGCAATTAAGTATTATGGTTTATCAGAAAAAAATAGTTCCGAAGTAGATTTGGAAACTAGTTTGCTTTGGCTTCAGGCTAATACCGAATTAAAACAGTTTGAACCGGTAGCCAAAAAAGCCATGTCAATGATTGATACTTATCCTGCCGAACCACAATTTTATTATTACGCTGGTTTGGCCAATAATCAATTGCAATTGTTTAAGAAAGCCAAAGATATTCTCGAAATGGGTTTGGATTATGTGGTAGAAAATAAAAATTTGGAAATCAATTTCAATATACAACTTGGAGAAGCCTACAGCGGATTAGGAGATACTTCAAAAAAAGAATTATATTTCAATAAAGCCAATCAGTTATTAAAAGAAAAAAAATAA
- the atpA gene encoding F0F1 ATP synthase subunit alpha, with amino-acid sequence MAEIKPAEISAILRKQVEGFESGATLEEVGTVLQVGDGIALIYGLSNVQYGELVEFENGLEAIVLNLEDDNVGVVLLGPSTGIKEGSTAKRTQRIASLRTGEGMVGRVVNTLGFPIDGKGPISGELFEMPLERKAPGVIFRQPVTEPLQTGVKAVDAMIPVGRGQRELVIGDRQTGKSTVCIDTILNQKEFYDAGKPVFCIYVAIGQKASTVAAIAKTLEEKGAMAYTVIVAANASDPAPMQVYAPFAGAAIGEYFRDSGRPALIVYDDLSKQAVAYREVSLLLRRPPGREAYPGDVFYLHSRLLERACKVIADDSIAKNMNDLPDSLKGIVKGGGSLTALPIIETQAGDVSAYIPTNVISITDGQIFLDGDLFNSGVRPAINVGISVSRVGGNAQIKSMKKVSGTLKLDQAQFRELEAFAKFGSDLDAVTLNVIEKGKRNVEILKQGLNDPYTVEDQIAIIYAGSKNLLRNVPVAKVKEFEKDFLEFMNNKHRATLDALKAGKLTDEITDVIESVAKEVSAKYN; translated from the coding sequence ATGGCGGAAATCAAACCAGCTGAAATTTCAGCGATATTAAGAAAGCAAGTAGAAGGTTTTGAGTCTGGTGCTACACTAGAGGAAGTGGGTACAGTGCTTCAAGTTGGAGATGGTATTGCTCTTATTTATGGGCTTTCAAATGTTCAATACGGGGAGTTAGTTGAGTTCGAAAACGGTTTAGAGGCAATCGTTTTGAACCTTGAGGATGACAATGTTGGGGTGGTACTTTTAGGACCTTCAACAGGAATCAAAGAAGGATCAACTGCAAAAAGAACACAACGTATCGCTTCTCTTAGAACAGGAGAAGGAATGGTAGGACGTGTAGTGAACACTCTTGGTTTTCCAATTGATGGAAAAGGACCAATCAGTGGTGAATTATTCGAAATGCCTTTGGAAAGAAAAGCTCCTGGAGTTATTTTCCGTCAACCAGTAACCGAGCCTTTGCAAACAGGTGTAAAAGCGGTTGATGCTATGATCCCAGTTGGTCGTGGACAACGTGAGTTGGTTATTGGTGACCGTCAAACAGGTAAATCTACTGTTTGTATCGATACCATCTTAAATCAAAAAGAATTTTACGATGCAGGAAAACCTGTATTTTGTATCTATGTTGCTATTGGTCAAAAAGCTTCAACTGTTGCGGCTATCGCTAAAACATTAGAAGAAAAAGGAGCTATGGCTTATACTGTGATCGTTGCTGCTAATGCTTCTGATCCAGCTCCAATGCAAGTTTATGCTCCTTTCGCAGGTGCTGCAATTGGAGAGTACTTCAGAGATTCAGGTCGTCCGGCTTTAATTGTTTATGATGACTTGTCTAAACAAGCTGTTGCTTACCGTGAGGTTTCTCTTTTATTAAGAAGACCACCGGGACGTGAGGCTTATCCTGGAGACGTTTTCTACTTACACTCTCGTTTATTAGAAAGAGCTTGTAAAGTTATCGCTGATGACAGTATCGCTAAAAATATGAACGATTTACCAGATTCTTTGAAAGGAATCGTAAAAGGTGGAGGTTCATTGACTGCTTTACCAATTATCGAAACTCAAGCGGGTGACGTATCTGCATATATCCCAACAAACGTAATTTCTATTACTGACGGTCAAATTTTCTTGGATGGAGATTTGTTTAACTCTGGGGTTCGTCCTGCAATCAACGTAGGTATCTCTGTATCTCGTGTTGGAGGTAACGCTCAAATTAAATCAATGAAAAAAGTATCTGGTACTTTGAAATTGGATCAAGCACAATTCCGTGAATTGGAAGCGTTCGCTAAATTCGGTTCTGATCTTGATGCCGTTACATTAAACGTAATTGAAAAAGGAAAAAGAAACGTTGAAATCTTGAAACAAGGTTTGAACGACCCTTATACAGTTGAAGACCAAATTGCAATTATCTATGCTGGATCTAAAAACTTATTAAGAAATGTTCCTGTTGCTAAAGTAAAAGAATTCGAGAAAGATTTCTTGGAGTTCATGAACAATAAGCACAGAGCTACTCTTGATGCTTTGAAAGCAGGAAAATTGACAGATGAAATTACAGATGTAATTGAATCAGTTGCAAAAGAAGTTTCAGCGAAATATAACTAA
- the atpG gene encoding ATP synthase F1 subunit gamma, which yields MANLKEIRNRITSISSTMQITSAMKMVSAAKLKKAQDAITAMRPYAEKLTELLQNLSASLDGDVGGEFTTQREVKKVLIVAITSNRGLCGAFNTNVIKEAKSRSEYYEGKQVDVFAIGKKGNDILSKTSTVIENQSSIFDNLTFDNVAAIAETLTQKFVSGEYDKIELVYNQFKNAATQIVQVEQFLPLAPIQSDKANAAADYIFEPAKDEIVLTLIPKALKTQLYKGIRDSFASEHGARMTAMHKATDNATELRDQLKLTYNKARQAAITNEILEIVGGAEALKG from the coding sequence ATGGCAAATTTAAAGGAAATCCGTAATAGAATTACTTCCATTTCATCTACGATGCAAATTACATCGGCGATGAAAATGGTTTCTGCAGCAAAGCTAAAGAAAGCACAAGATGCGATTACAGCTATGCGCCCTTATGCCGAAAAATTAACGGAATTATTACAAAATCTTTCTGCATCACTTGATGGTGATGTTGGAGGAGAATTTACTACACAGCGTGAAGTAAAAAAAGTATTAATTGTTGCGATTACTTCTAACAGAGGTTTGTGCGGTGCATTTAATACTAATGTAATTAAGGAAGCTAAAAGCCGTTCTGAATATTATGAAGGTAAACAAGTTGATGTTTTTGCCATTGGTAAAAAAGGAAACGATATTTTATCTAAAACGTCAACGGTAATTGAAAATCAAAGTTCAATTTTTGATAACTTAACTTTTGACAATGTTGCAGCTATTGCAGAAACATTAACTCAAAAATTTGTTTCGGGTGAATATGATAAAATTGAATTGGTTTACAATCAATTTAAAAATGCTGCGACACAAATTGTTCAGGTTGAACAGTTTTTGCCATTAGCACCTATTCAATCCGATAAAGCTAATGCAGCTGCAGATTATATTTTCGAGCCAGCAAAAGATGAAATCGTTTTGACTTTGATTCCAAAAGCATTGAAAACACAATTATACAAAGGTATTCGTGATTCATTTGCTTCTGAGCACGGTGCGCGTATGACCGCAATGCACAAAGCAACTGATAATGCAACTGAGTTGAGAGACCAATTGAAATTGACTTACAACAAAGCACGTCAGGCGGCGATTACTAACGAAATCCTTGAGATTGTTGGTGGAGCAGAAGCTTTGAAAGGATAA
- a CDS encoding DUF4292 domain-containing protein: MNRFIVRTLFIFMVCLSSSATLVSCKAKAKVAGETKRPDENRMTAEKIIKNHYANKNDFKTLYIKSNVKYRDDKQSQNLTAEIKIKKDDKILVSLRFLGITMAKALITPSSVSYYEKMGGTYFEGDFSTLSKWLGTDLDYNKVQNILIGQAMDDLSKGGDYKDSLVDQAYRLEDISKNNVKKFFFFDKDKFLLNKQEISQIAENRKMEVSYFDYKMYNESPIPSDIAINAEQDKGKTEINLGYNTITVNEELSFPYSVPSDYKRVSIK; encoded by the coding sequence ATGAATCGATTTATAGTAAGGACACTTTTTATTTTTATGGTTTGCTTGAGCAGTTCGGCAACATTGGTGTCTTGTAAAGCAAAAGCAAAAGTTGCAGGCGAAACTAAAAGGCCGGATGAAAACCGAATGACAGCGGAAAAAATCATTAAAAATCACTACGCCAACAAAAATGATTTCAAAACGTTATATATTAAATCCAACGTAAAATATAGAGATGATAAACAAAGTCAGAATTTAACTGCTGAAATCAAAATCAAAAAGGATGATAAAATTTTGGTGAGCCTTCGTTTTCTCGGAATCACAATGGCCAAAGCTTTGATAACGCCATCTTCGGTAAGTTATTATGAGAAAATGGGCGGAACTTATTTTGAAGGTGATTTCAGTACATTGAGTAAATGGTTAGGAACTGATTTGGATTACAACAAAGTTCAAAATATTTTGATTGGCCAGGCAATGGATGATTTATCTAAAGGAGGAGACTATAAGGATTCCTTAGTAGATCAGGCGTATCGATTGGAGGATATTTCAAAAAACAATGTCAAAAAATTTTTCTTTTTTGATAAAGATAAATTTCTTTTGAATAAACAAGAAATTTCACAGATTGCCGAAAACCGAAAAATGGAAGTTTCTTATTTCGATTATAAAATGTATAATGAATCGCCAATCCCATCGGATATTGCTATCAATGCCGAACAGGATAAAGGAAAAACCGAGATCAATTTGGGCTACAATACTATAACTGTAAATGAAGAACTCTCTTTTCCGTATAGCGTTCCAAGTGATTATAAAAGGGTTTCGATTAAATAA
- the dut gene encoding dUTP diphosphatase, protein MTINIINKSQHALPNYETIASAGMDLRANLTESITLQPLERAIVKTGLFIELPIGYEAQVRPRSGLAAKNGITVLNAPGTVDADYRGEIGVILVNLSNTPFVIENGERIAQLVIAQHERAEWIEVEELTETSRGAGGFGSTGVK, encoded by the coding sequence ATGACAATTAACATCATCAATAAATCACAGCACGCATTGCCAAATTATGAAACCATTGCTTCTGCTGGAATGGATTTAAGAGCTAATTTAACTGAATCGATAACCTTACAGCCTTTGGAAAGAGCCATTGTTAAAACTGGTCTTTTCATTGAATTGCCGATTGGTTATGAGGCGCAGGTGCGACCAAGAAGCGGATTGGCAGCCAAAAATGGTATAACGGTGCTTAATGCTCCTGGAACTGTTGATGCCGATTATAGAGGTGAGATCGGGGTAATTTTGGTAAATTTATCCAATACTCCATTTGTTATCGAAAATGGAGAGCGAATTGCCCAACTGGTTATTGCCCAACATGAACGTGCCGAATGGATAGAAGTTGAGGAATTGACAGAAACTTCAAGAGGTGCCGGAGGATTTGGAAGTACAGGAGTGAAATAA
- the atpH gene encoding ATP synthase F1 subunit delta: MASTRAAIRYATAILDLSNSKGVSEVVNNDMKSIASTIKGNEELNTFIQNPTIKVEVKEKALLEVFANVDNVTKGLIHLLYENKRFEILDVIAAEYSKLFDIKNNVEVVKVTTAVPMDAALEAKVLAKVATLSDKKITIENTVDPFIIGGFILRIGDQQYNASIANRLKTLKRELSN, encoded by the coding sequence ATGGCAAGTACTAGAGCAGCAATTCGTTATGCAACCGCAATTTTAGATTTATCCAATTCAAAAGGAGTATCTGAAGTTGTGAATAATGACATGAAATCTATTGCTTCAACGATTAAGGGTAATGAGGAATTGAATACTTTCATTCAAAATCCAACCATTAAAGTAGAAGTGAAAGAGAAAGCACTTTTAGAAGTTTTTGCTAATGTTGACAATGTAACCAAAGGTTTGATTCATTTGTTATATGAAAACAAAAGATTTGAAATCCTTGACGTTATTGCTGCAGAATATAGCAAATTATTTGATATCAAGAATAATGTTGAAGTAGTAAAAGTAACTACTGCTGTTCCGATGGATGCAGCTCTTGAAGCTAAAGTTTTGGCTAAAGTGGCAACACTTTCTGATAAGAAAATCACAATCGAAAACACTGTAGATCCTTTTATCATTGGAGGATTTATATTAAGAATAGGCGATCAGCAATATAATGCTTCTATTGCCAACAGATTAAAAACATTAAAAAGAGAGTTAAGTAATTAG
- a CDS encoding lipopolysaccharide biosynthesis protein, producing MGLYKKLFQQTAIYGLATVIPRMFTFLLVPLYTHMLPKDEYGKVSIIFAWMIFFNVILAYGMETAFFRFYNSEKNKDSVVETTTVSIFWSTILFVFLALLFRDTLASWSGVDTQYVTYSIWILALDALVIVPFSKLRANQRPMFYAAIKIGNVAVNLVFNLFFLLYLPSVSTSQPDSFLSSVYIENFQIGYIFLANIIASFLTFVVLFPDYFAIKWKFDYELWKRMMRYGLPIMVAGIAFAINEQFDKILLGKLLPDNIADEQVGVYSACYKLGLFMVLYRTAYTLGIEPFFFSHASNEKAQETYATVTKYFVIFGSFILLTVIVFADLLKQIMIPNSAYWEAMNVVPLIILANFFLGIYTNLSVWYKLIDKTYVGAYISIVGAAVTLILNYLLIPKYSYIGSAIATISAYGSMMFISYYLGNKYYPIPYDKKKIAGYLSLSTGFSCISFYGFGGNYFVGILLLAIFLGFIYYNEKETLLRILKRPVKNQD from the coding sequence TTGGGATTATATAAAAAGCTTTTTCAGCAAACGGCTATATATGGACTTGCCACAGTAATACCAAGGATGTTCACTTTCCTTTTGGTTCCGCTTTACACACACATGCTTCCAAAAGATGAATATGGTAAAGTATCTATCATTTTTGCCTGGATGATTTTTTTCAATGTTATTCTGGCCTATGGTATGGAAACCGCTTTTTTTAGATTTTATAATTCAGAGAAAAACAAAGACAGTGTAGTAGAGACGACAACTGTTTCTATCTTTTGGTCCACAATTCTTTTTGTTTTCTTAGCATTATTATTTAGAGATACTCTGGCATCTTGGTCCGGAGTAGATACGCAATATGTCACTTATTCGATTTGGATTTTGGCATTGGATGCATTGGTAATTGTTCCTTTTTCTAAGTTGAGGGCAAACCAGAGGCCAATGTTTTATGCGGCAATCAAAATTGGGAACGTTGCTGTAAATCTGGTGTTCAATTTATTTTTTCTGCTCTATCTACCAAGTGTTTCGACATCACAGCCGGACAGTTTTCTGAGTTCTGTCTATATCGAAAACTTTCAGATTGGGTATATTTTTCTAGCCAACATCATAGCGAGTTTTCTAACTTTTGTCGTGCTTTTTCCGGACTATTTTGCAATTAAATGGAAATTTGATTATGAACTTTGGAAGAGAATGATGCGTTATGGATTGCCTATCATGGTTGCCGGAATTGCTTTTGCGATCAATGAACAATTTGACAAAATTCTTTTGGGTAAATTATTGCCTGACAATATTGCCGATGAACAGGTAGGAGTTTATTCGGCTTGCTATAAATTGGGTCTGTTCATGGTGTTGTACAGAACAGCTTATACACTTGGAATTGAACCGTTCTTTTTTAGTCATGCTTCCAATGAAAAGGCACAGGAAACGTACGCGACGGTTACCAAATATTTTGTCATTTTTGGTTCTTTTATTTTATTGACGGTAATTGTTTTTGCCGATCTTTTGAAGCAAATCATGATTCCAAATTCAGCTTATTGGGAAGCGATGAATGTTGTTCCATTGATCATTTTGGCCAATTTCTTTTTGGGAATTTACACCAATCTTTCTGTTTGGTATAAGCTTATTGACAAAACCTATGTTGGAGCCTATATTTCGATAGTAGGTGCAGCAGTAACATTGATTTTGAACTATTTATTGATCCCTAAATACAGCTACATTGGTTCGGCAATTGCTACGATTTCAGCTTACGGAAGTATGATGTTTATTTCTTATTATCTCGGAAATAAATACTATCCAATTCCTTACGACAAGAAAAAAATAGCTGGTTATTTGTCTCTATCTACCGGTTTTTCATGTATTTCCTTTTATGGATTTGGTGGGAATTATTTTGTTGGAATTTTGCTTTTGGCAATATTTTTAGGATTCATCTACTACAACGAAAAAGAAACACTTTTAAGAATTTTGAAAAGACCTGTTAAAAATCAGGACTAA
- a CDS encoding GNAT family N-acetyltransferase: protein MKVVELTTVSEMLDQIETMKHLYPKLTLERYEDYLQEMVPHNYKQVAVFENEICIGLSGFWTAMKIWTGKYIEIDNFIVHSEQRSKGVGKMMTDYLDSKAKAEGCNAIVLDAFTGNFTAHRFYYNQGYNPRGFHFVKMLNEEGLT from the coding sequence TTGAAAGTTGTCGAACTCACCACGGTTTCTGAAATGCTTGATCAAATTGAGACAATGAAGCATTTGTATCCCAAACTTACTTTGGAGAGATATGAGGATTATTTACAAGAAATGGTTCCTCATAACTACAAGCAGGTTGCGGTTTTTGAAAATGAAATTTGTATTGGATTATCTGGTTTTTGGACAGCTATGAAAATTTGGACAGGCAAATACATAGAAATTGATAATTTCATAGTTCATTCAGAGCAACGGTCTAAAGGAGTTGGAAAAATGATGACTGATTATCTTGATAGTAAAGCAAAAGCCGAAGGTTGTAATGCCATTGTTTTAGATGCTTTCACTGGAAATTTCACTGCCCACAGGTTTTATTATAATCAGGGATATAACCCAAGAGGTTTTCATTTTGTAAAAATGTTGAACGAGGAGGGATTAACCTAA
- a CDS encoding sugar nucleotidyltransferase, giving the protein MKIIVPMAGRGSRLRPHTLTIPKPLIPVAGKPIVHRLVEDIAGVLNQDIEEIAFIIHESFGKKVEEDLIAIAQKLGAKGTIYYQNEALGTGHAIMCAKDSLSGPAVIAYADTLIRANFDLDKSADSVIWVKQVDQPEAFGVVNLNENNEIIELVEKPKEFVSDLAVIGIYYFKDVAVLKNELQSVLDNNIIHGGEYQINDGIKQMMAKGMKFVPGEVNEWMDCGNKDVTVETNSRMLGFLHNDGEELVGKNVKLENSTIIPPCYIGDDVVLINATVGPNVSLGNACHVQNSSIKNSLVQTHSHIKNANLDNAMIGNHASFDGKFTNISIGDYSVLE; this is encoded by the coding sequence ATGAAAATAATAGTACCAATGGCGGGACGCGGATCACGCCTTCGTCCACATACTTTAACCATTCCAAAACCTTTAATCCCAGTAGCAGGAAAACCTATCGTACACCGTTTGGTTGAAGATATCGCTGGTGTTTTAAATCAGGATATTGAAGAAATTGCTTTTATCATCCATGAAAGTTTTGGTAAAAAAGTGGAAGAAGATTTAATTGCAATTGCCCAAAAATTGGGAGCCAAAGGAACAATCTATTACCAAAACGAAGCACTTGGAACAGGTCATGCTATTATGTGTGCCAAAGATTCTTTGAGCGGACCAGCAGTGATTGCTTATGCCGATACATTAATTCGTGCTAATTTTGATTTGGACAAAAGTGCGGATAGTGTTATTTGGGTAAAACAAGTGGATCAACCAGAAGCTTTTGGCGTGGTAAACTTGAACGAAAACAATGAAATAATCGAATTGGTTGAAAAACCAAAAGAATTTGTATCGGATCTTGCTGTGATCGGGATTTATTATTTTAAAGATGTTGCCGTTTTAAAAAATGAATTACAATCAGTGCTAGATAATAACATTATTCATGGAGGCGAATATCAAATCAATGACGGAATTAAACAAATGATGGCAAAAGGAATGAAATTTGTTCCAGGAGAAGTTAATGAGTGGATGGATTGTGGAAACAAAGATGTTACCGTAGAAACTAATTCCAGAATGCTTGGTTTCCTTCATAATGATGGCGAAGAATTGGTTGGAAAAAATGTAAAACTCGAAAATTCGACTATTATTCCTCCTTGTTATATAGGTGATGACGTGGTATTGATTAATGCTACTGTTGGACCTAATGTGTCATTGGGTAATGCTTGTCATGTACAAAACAGCTCAATTAAAAACAGTTTGGTTCAAACACATTCGCATATTAAAAATGCCAACTTGGACAATGCAATGATCGGAAATCACGCCAGCTTTGATGGAAAATTTACGAATATAAGTATAGGCGATTATTCGGTTTTGGAATAA